Proteins from one Ranitomeya variabilis isolate aRanVar5 chromosome 1, aRanVar5.hap1, whole genome shotgun sequence genomic window:
- the LOC143799084 gene encoding uncharacterized protein LOC143799084 yields MASLINVDMLLILVQERPEIWDQRDPNYSNRARKEAAWRAICGLLFPDYAQRPRAEQTRLMDDVMTRWRSIRDQYRRERQQRARSGSSAPLKKRKYIYYDRLSFLDVSMNLRQTQSNLTERETGSESEALIDPVSVDEEVAGPSFQASASILEDPSASSSQQAAASEEDAAAPPPSAPHDAERPEEHAQSSSPPHPLVSSPQAAGPLRRARRRRELQATRNDVDAGVLNYLARAATDDGEEAFARSLARYLRPLPREVRLRVRGCMQILIDLSTAPNNPYEVFEYLERRQLSQTNLLRLQFPQQEQDQSGFAAPPPRMPPPQPLPPPNIQRPSVYQMAAYNPQSQYGNFSRPSDVGWSQPGFGQHGHFGLGYDASQYVRQHEAQRQLAYGHHPTGQYGQGQYSVPQASASSQDEVTLSQQRLPDQDPEQAPSPPPTYRDL; encoded by the exons atggccagtctaattaatgtggacatgctcctcatcctggtccaagaaaggccagaaatatgggaccagcgggatccaaactactccaaccgggccaggaaagaggcagcttggagggccatctgtggcctcctattccctgattatgcccaacggccacgtgcggagcagacaagactaa tggatgatgtaatgacacgatggcgcagcatccgggaccaataccggcgtgaaagacagcagcgggcaagaagtgggtcaTCAGCCCCACTCAAGAAGCGGAAATATATATACTATGACCGTCTTTCATTTTTGGATGTCAGTATGAATCTGAGGCA aacacagtctaacctcacagagagggagaccgggtcggaatcggaggctctgatcgatcctgtaagtgttgatgaagaggtggcaggcccatctttccaagcttcagcatccatccttgaggacccatcagcatcatcatcacagcaggcagcagcaagtgaggaagatgcagcagcaccaccaccctcagcaccacatgatgctgaaaggcctgaggaacatgcccagagcagcagccctccacacccactggtgtcatccccacaggcagctgggcctttacggagagcccgccgaaggagagagctgcaagcaacaagaaatgatgttgacgctggggtcctcaattatttggccagggcagcaacggatgatggagaggaggcctttgcccgcagccttgcccgttaccttagaccccttccccgtgaggtgaggctacgtgtgagagggtgtatgcaaatcctgattgatttaagcacagctccaaataacccctatgaggtgtttgaatatcttgagcgaaggcagctttcccaaaccaacctcttgcgccttcaattccctcaacaggagcaagatcaatcaggatttgcagcacctcctccacgtatgcctccacctcaacccctcccaccaccaaatatacaaaggccatcagtctaccaaatggcagcctacaacccccaatcccaatatggcaacttttccagacccagtgatgtaggctggtcccaacctgggtttggacaacatggccattttgggcttgggtatgatgcaagccaatatgtacgtcagcatgaggcacagagacaattggcttatggacaccacccaactggccaatatggacaaggccAGTATTCTGTGCCACAAGCCAGTGCATCCTCACAGGATGAAGTCACATTGTCCCAACAAAGGCTCCCTGACCAGGACCCAGAGCAGGCACCATCTCccccgccaacttacagggatttgtaa